AAGGTGATGTCGAGGCTGTCGGCAGCGGCTTCCTCGGCGGCGATACGCCCGGAGCGGCCGATGGCGTCCATGTCCCAGCTGGAGGCCAGGGCCAGGCTGATCGGGAAAATGGTGCGGTGGCCGTGGATCACGTCATAGGCGAAGAACATCGGGATCTTCAAGCGACTGCGCATGGCTGCGTCCTGCATCGGACGGTTTTCCGGGCGGGTGATGGAGTTGAAGGTGCCACCGATGCGGCCGGCGGCGATTTCCTTGCGGATCATCTCGCGGGGCATTTCCGGGCCGATGCTGATCAAGCGCAATTGGCCGATCTTTTCGTCCAGGGTCATTTGCTTGAGCAGGTCGCTGACGAAGGCGTCCTTGTCTTTAAGCGCAGCAGGCTTTGTTTCTGCCCAGACGGGGTGGGTGGCCAGCGTGGCAACAAGGCCGAGCAAACACAGCTTCTTCATGAATATCCTTTTTCGGCTCACTGCACAGCGGTTACGCTGGTCGGCCAAAATGTGGGGAGCGTCTATTGTTGTTCGGGTGTTGTTCAGATAAATGCAGCACACTCTGAACTCTTTTTCGCGCTGGGCATCTTTGTAGCTGATTGGCTCGATGCATTCCAGTGGTGGCGGATTATGCCCCAAGCGCGTGGTTTATAGGGTTAGTCGTCAAATTCCATCAAGATTGGGCAGGAGAAACACCATGCAAGCAGCACAGACTTACCGTTGGGGCTTCAAGGTCGCGGCTTTGCTATTGATCAGCACCGTGCTGAGCGGTTGCGGCATCAACAACATCCCGACCCTGGACGAACAGGCCAAGGCGGCCTGGGGCCAGGTGCAGAACCAGTATCAACGCCGTGCCGACCTGATCCCCAACCTGGTGGAAACGGTGAAGGCCTATGCCGCCCACGAACAGGAGACCCTCACCGCCGTGATCGAAGCGCGGGCCAAGGCCACCTCGATCCAGGTGGACGCCAGCACCCTCGACAACCCGGAAAAACTCAAGCAGTTCCAGC
This genomic stretch from Pseudomonas synxantha BG33R harbors:
- a CDS encoding LemA family protein; its protein translation is MQAAQTYRWGFKVAALLLISTVLSGCGINNIPTLDEQAKAAWGQVQNQYQRRADLIPNLVETVKAYAAHEQETLTAVIEARAKATSIQVDASTLDNPEKLKQFQQAQDGLSGALSRLMVVSERYPDLKANQNFLALQSQLEGTENRIAVARRDFIQTVQAYNTEIRTFPGRLWHSVMYSDLPIRATFEATSADADKAPQVKFK